In Shinella sp. XGS7, the genomic window GCGGCTACACACAGTCAAATGGTGGCGGAATTGAACTTCGGATTCTGGAGTTCGGTGTTCGGCCGTTCCTCGAATCACCTTTGGGGGCCACTGCGCGCCATTTTCCAGACCAACGGTCTGAAGCGCACCACCATCGCGCAGAAGCTGCGCGACCTGCGGCGGTTGCGGAACCGTATCGCCCATTATGAGCCGATTTTAGCCCAGCCCATCGCCACTCTGCATCAAGACATCCTGACCATGACCGCCTGGATGTCGGTGGACGCCTCGGCGTGGATTACGACCCATTCCACCATCAACTATCCCGCGACACCGATAATCATCAAGAATGCTCAAGGTGTTTCCATTTTCGACAAGGCTCTGACCGGACACCTCCCCAACTAAGCGAGCGCGTCTTTAGCAGTCATTTTGCATCCGTAGCTTGCCACGCTGGCGCGCATCCGCGCGCCAAAGCTTGCGCCGCGCATCCGGCGTCTCAAGATGCTTATATTTACCGCCCGAAAATTTCGGCCAATCCAACGCCATGCCGGCGCGGACCATCTCCGCTGCCAAATCGCGCCCATCCGCCAGGAAGCATTCCGCCACCAGGCGGTCATAGGAGAGTTCTGGCCTAATGTGGGCCGTCACTGCCTGACCCTTGCAAAGTTGGACCAACGCCCACTTTGCCTTTTTGCCCCACGGATGGTCGAGTTCGGGCGCATCAATGCCGGCCAGCCGTATAGGGGCTCCGTGGGAATCTCTGCAATATTACCCGCTAAGAGATTTTTGGCGTGACGGAAAACAGATGATTTCCGCGTAGCGGTTCGGCGGGTCGAAATCGACGGGGTGACTGGGCAAT contains:
- a CDS encoding thermonuclease family protein, with the translated sequence MRLAGIDAPELDHPWGKKAKWALVQLCKGQAVTAHIRPELSYDRLVAECFLADGRDLAAEMVRAGMALDWPKFSGGKYKHLETPDARRKLWRADARQRGKLRMQNDC